Sequence from the Fusobacterium periodonticum ATCC 33693 genome:
TTTATATGCAGAACACATATCTTTTCCTGTTTCTTTCATAGTCTTTACAACTTCATCAAAACTTATAGTATGTTTTCCATCAGTAGACATACAATAAACAGCTGTATTTACTGCTCTTACAGCACAAATAGCATTTCTTTCTATACATGGAATGATTACATAACCACCAACAGGGTCACAAGTCATTCCTAAATGGTGTTCCATTGCACTTTCAGCTGCATATTCTATCTGATCTATACTTCCACCCATAAAATATGTTGCCATTGCAGCTGCCATTGAACAAGCAGTTCCAACTTCTGCCTGACAACCACCCTCTGCCCCTGAAATAGTTGCATTATATTTAACTAAATTTCCAACAAGTCCTGCTATAGCTAAACCTCTTAGGATATGTTTTTCAACTAATTCATATTCCTCTTTCATAGCTCTTAAAACTCCAGGAACAACTCCTGAGGCTCCACAAGTAGGTGCTGTTACAACTTGCCCCATACTAGCATTTTCTTCTGATACTGCTAAGGCATAAGCAAAAATTTTATTTGTAAATACTAATGAAGCTCTCTTAGATAGAGCTTTATCATACATTTCTCTAGCTCTTTTTGGATATTTAAAAGGTCCAGGAACATCTCCTTCTTTTTCTAAACCTCTTTGTACTGCATCAGTCATAGCTTGGTCAATAAATCTTAAATGTTGCCATATAGATGGTCCTTCACATTCTTCAACATATTGCCATAGATGTTTATTATTATCTTTACACCATTTGATAATTTCTTTCATAGAGTTTAGTGGATAAACTTCTTTTTTAGGTGATTTATCCATAAGTTCATCATAATCTCTTATAGTCCCTCCACCTACAGAAAATACTACCCATTCTCCTATTTGTTCTTTATCCTTATCTAGTGCAATGAATTTCATTCCATTAGTATGTAGTTCATGAACAAACTCAGGTTTCCAAATAATTTCAACTGGAATAGGCTTAAATGTTTCTATGATTATCTTATCTGTGTAGTGTCCTTTTCCAGTAGCAGCCAAACTTCCCCAAAGCTCAACTATGTAACTATCAGCATCAGGAAATTTCTCTTTTACTCTCTTTGTTGCTCTTTCAGGTCCTATTGTGTGTGAACTTGATGGCCCTGCTCCTATCTTAAAGAATTCTTTTAGTGTATCCATTTCCTTATCAACCTCTCTCTAATTTTATTTAAAAAACACTTAGTACATCTTCAAGTATATCACTTGCAAACTTTCCTTTTAAGTAATTTCTAGTTCCATCAATAGTATCTAGAGTGCTATCATTGTGG
This genomic interval carries:
- a CDS encoding L-serine ammonia-lyase, iron-sulfur-dependent, subunit alpha encodes the protein MDTLKEFFKIGAGPSSSHTIGPERATKRVKEKFPDADSYIVELWGSLAATGKGHYTDKIIIETFKPIPVEIIWKPEFVHELHTNGMKFIALDKDKEQIGEWVVFSVGGGTIRDYDELMDKSPKKEVYPLNSMKEIIKWCKDNNKHLWQYVEECEGPSIWQHLRFIDQAMTDAVQRGLEKEGDVPGPFKYPKRAREMYDKALSKRASLVFTNKIFAYALAVSEENASMGQVVTAPTCGASGVVPGVLRAMKEEYELVEKHILRGLAIAGLVGNLVKYNATISGAEGGCQAEVGTACSMAAAMATYFMGGSIDQIEYAAESAMEHHLGMTCDPVGGYVIIPCIERNAICAVRAVNTAVYCMSTDGKHTISFDEVVKTMKETGKDMCSAYKETSDGGLAKYYDKILVGNQE